The proteins below come from a single Nocardiopsis gilva YIM 90087 genomic window:
- the glmU gene encoding bifunctional UDP-N-acetylglucosamine diphosphorylase/glucosamine-1-phosphate N-acetyltransferase GlmU gives MSVSRPAAVIVLAAGEGTRMKSRLPKVLHEICGRSMLGHVLAAADGLGPERTMVVVGHGREQVTQHLKDTAPQVGTALQEQQNGTGHAVRMAVEELKTQGVAPTGTVVLAYGDTPLLRAETLSDLVAAHEAAGNAVTVLSAKVPDPTGYGRVVRDAEGAFTEIVEHADATEEQRAVDEINSGMYAFDGALLADVVNRLSTDNAKGEEYITDAVAILRGDGHRVDAAIARDWVEIQGVNDRVQLAEARRLLNDRLLTALMREGVTVVDPATTWVDAEVRVGRDTVIEPQTQLKGRTTIGEGAHVGPGALLTDTTLGDDAVVCHAVANEAQIGAGASVGPYAYLRPGAVLEATTKVGTFVEVKNSTVGEGSKVPHLTYVGDADIGTGVNIGASSVFVNYDGVNKHRTIIGDHARTGSDNMFVAPVKVGDGAYTGAGTVVREDVPPGALAVSAGSQRNIEGWVRRKRPGTSAAEAARRADEDDQRR, from the coding sequence GTGAGCGTGAGCCGCCCGGCTGCCGTCATCGTCCTCGCGGCGGGCGAGGGCACCCGAATGAAGTCCAGGCTTCCCAAGGTCCTCCACGAGATCTGCGGACGCAGCATGCTGGGACACGTCCTTGCCGCTGCGGACGGGCTCGGTCCGGAGCGCACCATGGTCGTCGTCGGACACGGACGCGAGCAGGTGACGCAGCACCTTAAGGACACCGCCCCCCAGGTGGGCACCGCGCTGCAGGAGCAGCAGAACGGCACCGGCCACGCCGTGCGCATGGCCGTCGAGGAGCTCAAGACGCAGGGCGTCGCCCCGACCGGCACCGTCGTGCTGGCCTACGGCGACACCCCGCTGCTTCGTGCCGAGACCCTGTCCGACCTCGTCGCCGCGCACGAGGCCGCGGGCAACGCCGTCACCGTCCTGTCGGCCAAGGTCCCCGACCCCACCGGCTACGGCAGGGTCGTCCGCGACGCCGAGGGCGCCTTCACCGAGATCGTCGAGCACGCCGACGCCACCGAGGAGCAGCGCGCGGTCGACGAGATCAACTCCGGGATGTACGCGTTCGACGGCGCCCTGCTGGCCGACGTCGTCAACCGCCTCTCCACGGACAACGCCAAGGGCGAGGAGTACATCACCGACGCCGTGGCGATCCTGCGCGGCGACGGCCACCGGGTCGACGCCGCCATCGCCCGCGACTGGGTGGAGATCCAGGGCGTCAACGACCGCGTCCAGCTCGCCGAGGCCCGGCGGCTGCTCAACGACCGCCTCCTCACCGCGCTCATGCGCGAGGGCGTCACCGTCGTGGACCCCGCCACCACCTGGGTGGACGCGGAGGTCCGCGTCGGGCGCGACACCGTCATCGAACCGCAGACCCAGCTCAAGGGCCGTACAACGATCGGCGAGGGCGCGCACGTCGGCCCCGGCGCTCTGCTGACCGACACCACCCTCGGCGACGACGCCGTCGTGTGCCACGCGGTCGCCAACGAGGCCCAGATCGGTGCCGGCGCCAGCGTCGGCCCCTACGCCTACCTGCGCCCCGGCGCCGTACTGGAGGCCACCACCAAGGTCGGAACGTTCGTCGAGGTGAAGAACTCCACCGTCGGCGAGGGCTCCAAGGTGCCGCATCTGACCTACGTCGGCGACGCCGACATCGGCACGGGCGTCAACATCGGCGCGTCCTCCGTGTTCGTCAACTACGACGGGGTCAACAAGCACCGAACCATCATCGGAGACCATGCCCGAACCGGCAGCGACAACATGTTCGTCGCTCCGGTGAAGGTCGGCGACGGCGCCTACACCGGCGCCGGAACCGTGGTCCGCGAAGACGTCCCGCCCGGCGCGCTGGCGGTCTCGGCCGGTTCCCAGCGCAACATCGAAGGATGGGTGCGGCGGAAGCGTCCGGGCACGTCGGCGGCTGAGGCCGCGCGGCGGGCGGACGAGGACGATCAGCGCCGCTAA
- a CDS encoding ribose-phosphate diphosphokinase: protein MTGIKAAGQKELKLFSGRTHPELAEEVAEQLGIGVVPTKFQDFANGETYVRYLESVRGSDAFVLQCHADPINESIMEQLIMVDALKRASAKRITVVTPFLGYARQDKKHLGREPISARLMTDLFRTAGADRLMAIDLHTDQIQGFFDGPVDHLFALPILADYVKSRVSGVEATVVSPDAGRVRTADRWADRLGAPLAIIHKRRDPNVANEVKVHEVVGQVEGRTCILVDDMIDTAGTIVKAADALFENGAREVIAAATHGVLSGPAAERLQNSRISEVVITNSLPVPKERQFEKLTHLSIAPMLARAVSEVFSDGSVASLFES, encoded by the coding sequence GTGACCGGCATCAAGGCCGCGGGTCAGAAAGAGCTGAAGCTGTTCTCCGGGCGTACCCACCCGGAGCTGGCCGAAGAGGTCGCCGAGCAGCTCGGCATCGGTGTCGTCCCGACGAAGTTCCAGGACTTCGCCAACGGTGAGACCTACGTGCGGTACCTGGAGTCGGTGCGCGGCAGTGACGCGTTCGTCCTGCAGTGCCACGCCGATCCGATCAACGAGTCCATCATGGAGCAGCTCATCATGGTGGACGCGCTCAAGCGGGCGTCGGCCAAGCGCATCACCGTGGTGACGCCCTTCCTGGGCTACGCCCGCCAGGACAAGAAGCACCTGGGCCGCGAGCCCATCTCGGCGCGGCTGATGACCGACCTGTTCCGCACCGCCGGTGCGGACCGGCTTATGGCCATCGACCTGCACACCGACCAGATCCAGGGCTTCTTCGACGGCCCGGTGGACCACCTGTTCGCGCTGCCGATCCTGGCCGACTACGTCAAGTCCCGGGTCAGCGGCGTCGAGGCCACGGTGGTCTCGCCGGACGCCGGACGGGTGCGCACCGCCGACCGGTGGGCCGACCGTTTGGGGGCGCCGCTGGCCATCATCCACAAGCGGCGCGACCCGAACGTGGCCAACGAGGTCAAGGTGCACGAGGTCGTCGGCCAGGTGGAGGGCCGCACCTGCATTCTGGTCGACGACATGATCGACACCGCCGGGACGATCGTGAAGGCCGCCGACGCGCTGTTCGAGAACGGCGCGCGGGAGGTCATCGCGGCGGCGACGCACGGTGTGCTGTCCGGCCCGGCCGCGGAGCGCCTGCAGAACTCGCGGATCTCCGAGGTCGTCATCACCAACTCGCTGCCGGTCCCCAAGGAGCGGCAGTTCGAGAAGCTCACGCACCTGTCGATCGCCCCGATGCTGGCCCGTGCCGTCAGCGAGGTCTTCAGCGACGGCTCGGTGGCGAGCCTCTTCGAGAGCTGA
- a CDS encoding 50S ribosomal protein L25/general stress protein Ctc has translation MSEVRIAAEPRTEFGKGAARRVRRAGKVPAVLYGHGTDPRHITLPGHDLMLALKTPNVLLRVDGIEGKDNLALPKSVQRDAIKGFLEHVDLLVVKKGEKVAVEIAVNLTGDIAPGGVLTQELVNVEVQAEATHIPEGVEFSVEGLEVGAHVTAGDLKLPAGIELLTDPETLIVSISAERAAEEVEETAEAERAEGEATGEVPAESGEATESAE, from the coding sequence GTGTCCGAGGTACGCATCGCTGCCGAGCCGCGCACGGAATTCGGCAAGGGCGCCGCACGTCGCGTCCGCCGCGCGGGTAAGGTGCCGGCCGTCCTCTACGGCCACGGCACCGACCCTCGTCACATCACCCTGCCGGGCCATGACCTGATGCTCGCCCTCAAGACCCCGAACGTGCTGCTGCGCGTCGACGGCATCGAGGGCAAGGACAACCTGGCGCTTCCGAAGAGCGTGCAGCGCGACGCCATCAAGGGCTTCCTTGAGCACGTCGACCTGCTCGTGGTGAAGAAGGGCGAGAAGGTCGCGGTCGAGATCGCGGTCAACCTGACCGGTGACATCGCCCCGGGTGGCGTGCTCACCCAGGAGCTCGTCAACGTCGAGGTCCAGGCCGAGGCCACGCACATCCCGGAGGGCGTGGAGTTCTCCGTCGAGGGCCTTGAGGTGGGCGCCCACGTCACCGCCGGCGACCTGAAGCTTCCGGCCGGTATCGAGCTGCTGACCGACCCCGAGACCCTGATCGTGTCGATCTCCGCCGAGCGCGCCGCCGAGGAGGTCGAGGAGACCGCCGAGGCTGAGCGCGCCGAGGGCGAGGCCACTGGCGAGGTTCCGGCCGAGTCCGGTGAGGCCACCGAGTCCGCCGAGTAG
- the pth gene encoding aminoacyl-tRNA hydrolase, protein MCERGSVERGEEDDVGEGGAERWLVAGLGNPGPKYAGNRHNIGFMVVDALAERRGERWKAHKTHAEVAETRIDGVPVVLAKPRSYMNLSGGPVAGLSAFYKIPKERIVVVHDELDIAYGALKLKRGGGAGGHNGLRSITSSLSSPDFIRVRAGIGRPPGRMDAAAYVLKDFSSVERKELDLTIERAADAVECVLTEGLEKAQNVYHTAS, encoded by the coding sequence GTGTGCGAACGCGGGTCCGTCGAGCGGGGAGAAGAAGACGACGTGGGCGAGGGCGGCGCCGAGCGCTGGCTGGTGGCAGGCCTGGGCAATCCCGGCCCGAAGTACGCGGGCAACCGGCACAACATCGGCTTCATGGTGGTCGACGCCCTGGCGGAGCGCCGCGGTGAGCGGTGGAAGGCCCACAAGACCCACGCCGAGGTCGCCGAGACCCGTATCGACGGCGTACCCGTGGTGCTGGCCAAGCCCCGGTCCTACATGAACCTGTCCGGGGGACCGGTCGCCGGGCTGAGCGCCTTCTACAAGATCCCCAAGGAGCGGATCGTCGTCGTCCACGACGAACTGGACATCGCCTACGGCGCGCTGAAGCTGAAGCGCGGCGGGGGAGCGGGCGGGCACAACGGTCTGCGGTCGATCACCTCGTCGCTGTCGAGTCCCGACTTCATCCGCGTACGTGCGGGCATCGGCCGCCCGCCGGGCCGCATGGACGCCGCGGCCTACGTCCTCAAGGACTTCTCCTCGGTGGAGCGCAAGGAGCTCGACCTCACCATCGAGCGCGCCGCCGACGCGGTGGAGTGCGTCCTGACCGAGGGCCTGGAGAAGGCCCAGAACGTCTACCACACCGCGTCCTGA
- a CDS encoding sugar transferase, with the protein MTVVDRAAVAMGRRRSGRASSTWMRSYIRGLVGIDLLAASVAGMTALHLRFHGEFTAPTTLPYLLSSVLLPPLWVLVAAVAGGYARRFIGVGTEEFRRVLSGGVLLVAAVTITAYAANIDVARGYVLVALPAMVLLCLVLRYAWRKRLHRRRGGGKCMRGVVVVGHRDSVRDLIGQFRREPYHGMEVVGVCLPEHECGSRVDSVDGHPVLGDFTAAADAAEAVGADTVAVLSCPEMDGAELRRLAWRLEKSDTDLTVAPALMEVAGPRTSIRAVAGLPLLHVEHPELGGARRVVKGLFDRVAAACALVLLGPLFAALVVLIRSGDQGPALFRQTRVGKDGAEFTLFKFRTMVPEAEALKDVLRHANEHDGVLFKMRGDPRVTPVGGWLRRYSLDELPQLINVLRGDMSLVGPRPPLPEEVAEYGHDVRRRLVVKPGMTGLWQVSGRADLSWEESVRLDLRYVENWSLTLDVQILWKTWSAVIRGAGAY; encoded by the coding sequence ATGACCGTCGTCGACAGGGCAGCGGTCGCCATGGGACGGCGACGTTCCGGACGCGCGTCGTCGACATGGATGCGGTCCTATATCCGGGGCCTGGTCGGAATCGACCTCCTGGCCGCCTCGGTCGCCGGGATGACGGCGCTGCATCTGCGCTTCCACGGGGAGTTCACCGCCCCGACGACCCTGCCCTACCTGCTCTCCTCGGTGCTGCTCCCGCCGCTGTGGGTCCTGGTCGCCGCGGTGGCCGGCGGATACGCGCGCCGGTTCATCGGTGTGGGGACCGAGGAGTTCCGCCGGGTGCTGAGCGGCGGCGTGCTGCTCGTGGCGGCCGTGACGATCACCGCCTACGCCGCCAACATCGATGTGGCGCGCGGCTACGTGCTGGTGGCCCTGCCCGCCATGGTCCTACTCTGCCTGGTGCTGCGCTACGCCTGGCGCAAGCGGCTGCACCGGCGGCGCGGCGGCGGGAAGTGCATGCGCGGCGTTGTGGTGGTCGGCCATCGCGACAGCGTCCGCGACCTCATCGGGCAGTTCCGCCGCGAGCCCTACCACGGCATGGAGGTCGTCGGCGTCTGCCTGCCCGAACACGAATGCGGTTCCCGGGTCGACAGCGTCGACGGCCATCCCGTGCTGGGCGACTTCACCGCGGCGGCCGACGCGGCCGAGGCGGTCGGCGCGGACACCGTCGCCGTGCTGAGCTGCCCGGAGATGGATGGCGCGGAGCTGCGCCGCCTGGCCTGGCGACTGGAGAAGAGCGACACCGACCTCACCGTGGCCCCCGCGCTGATGGAGGTGGCCGGGCCGCGCACCTCGATCCGCGCGGTCGCGGGCCTGCCGCTGCTGCACGTCGAGCACCCCGAGCTGGGCGGGGCGCGCCGGGTGGTCAAGGGCCTGTTCGACCGGGTGGCGGCGGCGTGCGCGCTGGTGCTGCTGGGCCCGCTGTTCGCGGCACTGGTCGTGCTCATCCGCTCGGGCGATCAGGGGCCCGCGCTGTTCCGGCAGACCCGCGTCGGCAAGGACGGGGCCGAGTTCACCCTGTTCAAGTTCCGTACCATGGTTCCCGAGGCGGAGGCGCTCAAGGATGTGCTGCGCCACGCCAACGAGCACGACGGTGTGCTGTTCAAGATGCGCGGTGATCCCCGTGTCACCCCGGTGGGCGGGTGGTTGCGCCGCTACTCCCTCGATGAGCTCCCGCAGTTGATCAACGTGCTGCGCGGGGACATGTCGCTGGTCGGTCCGCGGCCTCCGCTGCCGGAGGAGGTGGCCGAGTACGGCCATGATGTTCGTCGGCGGCTGGTGGTGAAACCGGGTATGACGGGGCTGTGGCAAGTCAGCGGTCGGGCCGACCTCTCGTGGGAGGAATCCGTCCGTCTGGACCTGCGTTACGTGGAAAACTGGTCGCTGACCCTTGATGTGCAGATTCTGTGGAAGACGTGGTCAGCCGTGATCCGTGGGGCGGGAGCATACTGA
- a CDS encoding 3'(2'),5'-bisphosphate nucleotidase CysQ, with translation MSSIRNDHEVARDLATEAGQQLLRLRARHGFDEPEVLRTLGDRTAHEFLFSSLGRLRPSDAVLSEEGVDDPARLHSRRVWIIDPLDGTREFAEENRTDWAVHVALWENGRLAAGAVALPAQGSTLSTVDPPWLPDQRPAGQRLRITTSRTRPPEFVERMATSLGAEVVPMGSAGAKICAVLLGIADIYVHAGGQFEWDSAAPVAVAHAAGLHASRIDGAKLTYNQVDPSLPDILVCRPELSSMLLANIRDVAERDDAGPHAGG, from the coding sequence GTGAGCAGCATCCGAAACGATCATGAAGTCGCCCGCGACCTCGCGACCGAGGCGGGACAGCAACTACTACGCCTGCGGGCCCGGCACGGATTCGACGAGCCGGAGGTACTGCGGACGCTCGGCGACCGGACCGCACACGAGTTTCTCTTCTCCTCGCTGGGGCGGTTGCGGCCCAGCGACGCCGTGTTGTCGGAGGAGGGTGTCGACGACCCCGCGCGCCTGCACTCCCGCCGCGTGTGGATCATCGATCCGCTCGACGGCACGCGGGAGTTCGCCGAGGAGAACCGGACCGACTGGGCCGTGCACGTCGCCCTGTGGGAGAACGGCAGGCTGGCGGCCGGTGCCGTGGCGCTCCCCGCCCAGGGCAGCACGCTGTCGACGGTCGACCCGCCGTGGCTGCCGGACCAGCGCCCGGCCGGGCAGCGGCTGCGCATCACCACCAGCCGCACCCGCCCGCCGGAGTTCGTGGAGCGGATGGCCACCTCGCTGGGGGCCGAAGTGGTGCCGATGGGCTCGGCGGGGGCCAAGATCTGCGCGGTCCTGCTGGGCATCGCCGATATCTATGTGCACGCGGGCGGGCAGTTCGAGTGGGACAGTGCCGCGCCCGTGGCGGTCGCGCACGCCGCTGGCCTGCACGCATCCCGGATCGACGGCGCGAAGCTGACCTACAATCAGGTCGACCCGTCCCTACCCGATATCCTTGTATGTCGACCGGAATTGTCGAGTATGTTGTTGGCAAACATCCGCGACGTGGCGGAACGGGATGACGCGGGCCCACACGCGGGAGGCTGA
- the cysD gene encoding sulfate adenylyltransferase subunit CysD, protein MTQADTAGLRRYQLSQLDYLEAEAIFIMREVAAEFERPVLLFSGGKDSIVMLRLAEKAFWPGPVPFPVMHVDTGHNFPEVMEFRDRRIAQAGVRLVVASVQEQIDAGKVSEPTGRWASRNRLQTAALLEAIEENRFDAAFGGARRDEEKARAKERVFSFRDEFGQWDPKAQRPELWNIFNTRTNMGEHIRVFPISNWTELDVWGYIAREGLELPPIYYAHERTVFERDGVLLADSPFVARDEDEELFQATVRYRTVGDMTCTGAVRSTATEVDEIIMEIAATRITERGQTRADDRTSEAAMEDRKREGYF, encoded by the coding sequence ATGACTCAGGCCGATACGGCGGGGCTCCGGCGGTACCAGCTCTCTCAGCTGGACTACCTGGAGGCCGAAGCGATCTTCATCATGCGCGAGGTGGCCGCGGAGTTCGAGCGGCCGGTTCTGCTCTTCTCAGGCGGCAAGGACTCCATCGTGATGCTCCGCCTCGCCGAGAAGGCGTTCTGGCCCGGACCCGTCCCGTTCCCCGTGATGCACGTGGACACCGGGCACAACTTCCCCGAGGTGATGGAGTTCCGCGACCGCCGTATCGCCCAGGCGGGGGTCCGGCTGGTCGTCGCCTCGGTCCAGGAGCAGATCGACGCCGGGAAGGTCAGTGAGCCCACCGGCCGCTGGGCGAGTCGCAACCGGCTGCAGACCGCCGCGCTCCTGGAGGCCATCGAGGAGAACCGGTTCGACGCCGCGTTCGGCGGGGCCCGACGCGACGAGGAGAAGGCGCGCGCCAAGGAGCGCGTCTTCTCCTTCCGGGACGAGTTCGGTCAGTGGGACCCCAAGGCCCAGCGCCCCGAGCTGTGGAACATCTTCAACACCCGGACGAACATGGGCGAGCACATCCGGGTCTTCCCCATCTCCAACTGGACCGAGCTGGACGTGTGGGGCTACATCGCCCGGGAGGGCCTGGAGCTTCCCCCCATCTACTACGCCCACGAGCGGACCGTCTTCGAGCGTGACGGCGTCCTGCTCGCCGACAGCCCCTTCGTCGCGCGTGACGAGGATGAGGAGCTGTTCCAGGCGACGGTCCGCTACCGCACGGTCGGCGACATGACCTGCACCGGCGCGGTCCGCTCGACCGCCACCGAGGTGGACGAGATCATCATGGAGATCGCCGCGACCCGTATCACGGAGCGCGGCCAGACCCGGGCTGATGACCGTACCAGCGAGGCGGCCATGGAGGACCGCAAGCGCGAGGGCTACTTCTGA
- the cysN gene encoding sulfate adenylyltransferase subunit CysN yields the protein MSTDILRFATAGSVDDGKSTLIGRLLYDSKSIFEDQLDAVERTSRGRGEEQTNLALLTDGLRAEREQGITIDVAYRYFATPRRTFIIADTPGHIQYTRNMVTGASTSDLAIILVDARKGLQEQSRRHAFLATLLQVPHLVLAVNKMDLVDYSQERFEEIKEEFSAFAAKLDVADLAFIPISALNGDNVVDRSPNMAWYDGPSLLHHLENVHIASDRNLIDVRFPVQYVVRPHRADDADLHDYRGYAGQVAGGVLKPGDEVMHLPSGLNSRISRIVTADGDVPEAYPPMSVTLLLEDDIDISRGDMICRPNNQPCVSQDIDAMVCWMSESRKLTPRSKLVLKHTTRTVKVMVRDLLYRLDINSLHRDEDADGLSLNEIGRLSMRSTQPLFADEYKRNRLTGGFILIDETTNATVGAGMIVAAD from the coding sequence ATGAGTACTGACATCCTGCGGTTCGCCACGGCCGGCTCCGTCGACGACGGCAAGAGCACCCTGATCGGCCGGCTGCTCTACGACTCCAAGTCCATCTTCGAAGACCAGCTCGACGCGGTGGAGCGCACCAGCCGCGGCCGCGGCGAGGAGCAGACCAACCTCGCGCTGCTCACCGACGGCCTGCGGGCCGAGCGCGAGCAGGGCATCACCATCGACGTGGCCTACCGCTACTTCGCGACGCCGCGCCGGACGTTCATCATCGCCGACACCCCCGGGCACATCCAGTACACCCGCAACATGGTCACCGGCGCTTCCACGTCGGACCTGGCGATCATCCTGGTCGACGCCCGCAAGGGGCTGCAGGAGCAGAGCCGCAGACACGCGTTCCTCGCCACACTGCTGCAGGTGCCGCACCTGGTGCTGGCGGTCAACAAGATGGACCTCGTCGACTACTCCCAGGAGCGGTTCGAGGAGATCAAGGAGGAGTTCTCGGCGTTCGCGGCCAAGCTGGACGTCGCCGACCTCGCCTTCATCCCCATCTCGGCGCTCAACGGCGACAACGTGGTGGACCGCTCGCCCAACATGGCCTGGTACGACGGCCCCTCGCTGCTGCACCACCTGGAGAACGTGCACATCGCCTCCGACCGCAACCTCATCGACGTGCGGTTCCCGGTGCAGTACGTGGTCCGCCCGCACCGGGCCGACGACGCCGACCTGCACGACTACCGCGGGTACGCGGGCCAGGTGGCCGGTGGCGTGCTCAAGCCGGGCGACGAGGTCATGCACCTTCCCTCCGGGCTGAACAGCCGCATCTCCAGGATCGTCACCGCCGACGGCGACGTCCCCGAGGCGTACCCCCCGATGTCGGTCACGCTCCTGCTCGAGGACGACATCGACATCTCGCGCGGCGACATGATCTGCCGCCCGAACAACCAGCCGTGCGTGTCCCAGGACATCGACGCGATGGTGTGCTGGATGTCGGAGTCCCGGAAGCTGACGCCGCGCTCCAAGCTCGTCCTTAAGCACACCACACGCACGGTAAAGGTCATGGTCCGCGACCTGCTCTACCGGCTGGACATCAACTCGCTCCACCGCGACGAGGACGCCGACGGCCTCAGCCTCAACGAGATCGGCCGGCTGAGCATGCGGTCCACGCAGCCGCTGTTCGCCGACGAGTACAAGCGCAACCGCCTGACCGGCGGCTTCATCCTGATCGACGAGACCACCAACGCCACGGTCGGGGCGGGGATGATCGTCGCCGCCGACTGA
- a CDS encoding sulfotransferase encodes MGRSGSTLIERLLGELPEVCSVGEVVHMWRRSLVDDEKCGCGRPFGSCDFWHEVGVEAFGGWDRVDAHELLALQRGVDRTRYIPWLICGRAPAALAARVERYTDFYDRLYTAVARVSGCSVIVDSSKHASLAVCLRQRYADRLRLLHVVRDPRAVAYSWGKHMVRPDATPTSPEQEMARYSPSRAAVQWMTQNSVLAELARRGTPTMRVRYEDFVADPAREFRAIAEFAGGTGATPIGPDGAALLSPGHTVSGNPLRFSTGAVAVRPDVSWRGELRPRNRIMVSALTFPARRRFGY; translated from the coding sequence ATCGGTCGATCCGGGTCCACGCTCATTGAGCGCCTTCTGGGGGAGCTGCCCGAAGTGTGCTCTGTGGGAGAGGTTGTGCACATGTGGCGGCGCAGCCTGGTGGACGACGAGAAGTGCGGCTGCGGCCGCCCCTTCGGGTCGTGCGACTTCTGGCATGAGGTGGGCGTCGAGGCCTTCGGTGGCTGGGACCGGGTCGACGCCCACGAACTGCTCGCGCTGCAGCGCGGGGTGGACCGCACCCGCTACATCCCCTGGTTGATCTGCGGGCGCGCCCCGGCCGCGCTCGCCGCGCGCGTAGAGCGCTACACCGACTTCTATGACCGCCTCTACACGGCGGTCGCCCGCGTCAGTGGCTGCTCCGTGATCGTGGACTCCAGCAAGCACGCCTCCCTCGCGGTGTGCCTGCGCCAACGCTACGCGGACCGGCTGCGGCTGCTGCACGTGGTGCGCGACCCGCGCGCCGTCGCCTACTCCTGGGGCAAGCACATGGTGCGCCCCGACGCCACACCGACCAGCCCCGAGCAGGAGATGGCGCGCTACTCGCCGAGTCGCGCCGCCGTGCAGTGGATGACGCAGAACAGCGTGCTCGCCGAGCTGGCCCGCCGCGGGACGCCGACGATGCGGGTGCGCTACGAGGACTTCGTCGCCGATCCCGCCCGCGAGTTCCGCGCGATCGCCGAGTTCGCCGGCGGCACTGGCGCGACGCCGATCGGCCCCGACGGTGCCGCCCTGCTGTCCCCCGGCCACACGGTCTCGGGCAACCCCCTGCGCTTCAGCACGGGTGCGGTGGCGGTCCGTCCCGACGTGTCCTGGCGCGGCGAGCTCCGGCCGCGCAACCGGATCATGGTGTCGGCGCTGACCTTCCCCGCGCGGCGACGCTTCGGCTACTGA
- a CDS encoding glycoside hydrolase family 26 protein, with amino-acid sequence MSGGSALAVLVILAAACGNHGVRVMSSALVAPQASPSPSPSPSPARSPMVRPDVPFLPRPPLPSHPDDPVPPSPVPRPPWGPECEVTRILETSCGVWWGASPWKRDIRPLEAVTGRSMDIVYTWHGIDQYEVPRDEDIRLVKEGRFLHANIEARLFEEEGRPPVEYWRIIEGEFDKELRAQARRISQLEAPFFLTFDHEADAGKRYGVRGSPHEFVQAWRHIVDLYREAGADNVIYVWNVTGWPKNLDRLPGLWPGNDYVDWISWEGYNMTGCELHPGWDHVVSFEEAIAPAYKWVQKEGPKHGIDPEKPVMIGEMGTVPIPGNPRATYDWYAEIPEVLPKYERVRAVKLWDGVTAPTCDFRVLSDPHAARGFAVASGSDYVNIPEAARQAIEAAFDLVLDAQQGLALLGD; translated from the coding sequence GTGAGCGGGGGGAGCGCGCTCGCCGTCCTCGTGATCCTCGCCGCGGCCTGCGGCAACCATGGTGTCCGGGTGATGAGCAGCGCGCTGGTCGCGCCCCAGGCCTCGCCGTCACCGAGCCCGTCGCCGTCACCGGCCCGGTCACCCATGGTGCGGCCCGATGTCCCCTTCCTGCCCCGCCCGCCGCTCCCCTCCCACCCCGACGACCCGGTCCCCCCGTCGCCCGTCCCCAGGCCGCCCTGGGGGCCCGAATGCGAGGTGACCCGGATCCTGGAGACCTCCTGCGGCGTGTGGTGGGGGGCCAGTCCGTGGAAGCGCGACATCCGGCCGCTGGAGGCCGTCACCGGGCGGTCGATGGACATCGTCTACACCTGGCACGGCATCGACCAGTACGAGGTCCCCAGGGACGAGGACATTCGCCTCGTGAAGGAGGGCCGGTTCCTGCACGCCAACATCGAGGCCCGCCTCTTCGAGGAGGAGGGGCGCCCGCCGGTGGAGTACTGGCGGATCATCGAGGGCGAGTTCGACAAGGAGCTGCGGGCGCAGGCCCGCCGGATCTCCCAGTTGGAGGCGCCGTTCTTCCTCACCTTCGACCACGAGGCCGACGCGGGGAAGCGCTACGGCGTGCGGGGCAGCCCGCACGAGTTCGTGCAGGCCTGGCGGCACATCGTCGACCTGTACCGGGAGGCCGGCGCGGACAACGTGATCTACGTGTGGAACGTGACCGGCTGGCCGAAGAACCTCGACCGGCTGCCGGGACTCTGGCCGGGCAACGACTACGTGGACTGGATCAGCTGGGAGGGCTACAACATGACCGGCTGCGAGCTGCATCCGGGCTGGGACCACGTCGTCAGCTTCGAGGAGGCGATCGCCCCCGCCTACAAGTGGGTGCAGAAGGAAGGTCCCAAGCACGGGATCGACCCGGAGAAGCCGGTGATGATCGGGGAGATGGGCACCGTCCCGATCCCGGGCAATCCGCGGGCGACCTATGACTGGTACGCCGAGATCCCGGAGGTGCTGCCGAAGTACGAGCGCGTCCGCGCGGTCAAGCTGTGGGACGGGGTCACCGCACCCACCTGCGACTTCCGGGTGCTGAGCGACCCCCATGCCGCCCGCGGCTTCGCCGTCGCGAGCGGCAGTGACTACGTCAACATCCCCGAAGCGGCGCGCCAGGCGATCGAGGCGGCCTTCGACCTCGTTCTGGACGCCCAGCAGGGCCTCGCGCTGCTGGGGGACTGA